In Arcobacter ellisii, a genomic segment contains:
- a CDS encoding transglutaminase family protein, with translation MIYEIYHETKFDYASLVTFSHNIARLKPKNSTTQKLLEYSLHIEPKPYETSEFIDYFENTNNFMLIRESHKTLKVIAKSKVERIESEINKELESLKNITITVGEAKERLNKYYKDDVLAKLFLFETESIPTPSSQIKEYILESFSDEKNLFNATYEFMGRIFNDFDFVSGFTDITTPIEVVFKEKKGVCQDFAQFAISALRSIGIPTRYVSGYIQTIPEEGKEKLFGADASHAWFSIYIPTFGWVDFDPTNNKIPNEEYIILGYGRDYLDISPLKGVVQSSGGSTLKVKVNVEAIKE, from the coding sequence ATGATTTATGAAATATACCACGAAACAAAATTTGATTATGCCTCACTTGTAACTTTTAGTCATAATATTGCAAGACTAAAACCAAAAAATTCAACAACTCAAAAACTATTGGAGTATTCATTACATATTGAGCCAAAACCATATGAAACTTCTGAATTTATTGACTATTTTGAAAATACTAATAATTTTATGTTAATTCGAGAATCACATAAAACCCTAAAAGTAATTGCAAAATCAAAAGTTGAAAGAATAGAGAGTGAAATAAACAAAGAGCTTGAGTCTTTAAAAAATATCACTATTACAGTTGGTGAAGCAAAAGAGAGACTTAATAAATATTATAAAGATGATGTTCTTGCAAAACTCTTTTTATTTGAAACAGAGTCTATTCCAACACCTTCTTCACAAATAAAAGAGTATATCTTAGAATCTTTTAGTGATGAAAAGAACCTATTTAATGCTACTTATGAATTTATGGGACGTATTTTTAATGATTTTGATTTTGTATCAGGATTTACAGATATTACAACTCCTATTGAAGTAGTTTTTAAAGAGAAAAAAGGGGTTTGCCAAGATTTTGCACAATTTGCAATTTCAGCTTTAAGAAGTATTGGAATTCCAACACGTTATGTAAGTGGTTATATTCAGACTATTCCAGAAGAAGGAAAAGAAAAACTTTTTGGGGCAGACGCTTCTCATGCTTGGTTTTCTATTTATATTCCTACTTTTGGTTGGGTAGATTTTGACCCAACAAATAACAAAATTCCAAATGAAGAGTATATAATCTTAGGATATGGAAGAGATTATTTAGATATTTCACCTCTAAAAGGTGTTGTTCAAAGTAGTGGAGGAAGTACTTTAAAAGTTAAAGTAAATGTTGAAGCAATAAAAGAGTAA
- a CDS encoding circularly permuted type 2 ATP-grasp protein gives MSIFDSCRLESSFDEMFDNECNIRPHWKDIIAGLENAGIKQLEQKQLEIDWRLEDNGVTYNIYNDPEGNNRRWNLDPIPLVITSQEWEEVSKGLRQRAKLLNLIFKDLYTEQRLIKEGIVPAEIVFGHKSFIPEVFNFKNKDYYSLRFYASDISRGPDGKFWVINDRTQSPSGLGYAIENRLTMNSISNDLYPNVEIKKMAKFIEGYKNMLKSLSPSNQENPLIALLTPGPLNETYFEHSYLSSYLDLTLVQGEDLLVKNNHLWLKSLKGLRRVDTLIRRVDAQYCDPLELKNNSHLGVAGLVNVMREDNLSMINPIGVGILENIGLNPFMKNIAKFLLDEELLLPQIATWWCGQKKELDFVLENLKNLIVKKIDRTDNIEVYFANKFDEEQLLELSEKIKKNPHYYVGQEIIDFSTTPSYSKGKIEPRNTVIRAFSYLDEDDYQVLQGGLIRVSPSKDSLVVSNQKGGASKDLWILGKDEDFIGNNIFKNRAFFDSRLENISTKRAENLFWMGRYLSRAITTARMIRFNLKSMLNINRYDDNTNSKQTTKILNTALTHLTMCYPGFLDEELKQPLAEIISLIKDKNRVGSLSFSLSLLSNLNASVKNLLTMEAWRIYEKMQKEWNNYNKREVLSYKDHINELDKLLIYLMAYKELIDESIFKEQGLILYDIGCKIEISQLLISKLRSLLTLKLDKLLEYDVLDSMLNSYESYNSYRAYYKSSLDLKNVLDFLLFNTKYPKSLIYIITQLLEDLKELPKNSHSSRLSNFEEPVFKAFSMITLANSNKLLEIKEDEFIYKELENFLSIISDLLSKTSEELTKTYFSHYNE, from the coding sequence ATGTCAATTTTTGATAGTTGTAGGTTAGAATCATCATTTGATGAAATGTTTGATAATGAATGTAATATTAGACCTCACTGGAAAGATATTATAGCTGGACTTGAAAATGCAGGAATCAAACAATTAGAACAAAAACAACTAGAGATTGATTGGCGACTTGAAGATAATGGGGTTACTTATAATATTTATAATGACCCAGAAGGAAATAATAGAAGATGGAATCTTGACCCTATTCCTTTGGTTATAACAAGCCAAGAGTGGGAAGAGGTTTCAAAAGGATTAAGACAAAGAGCAAAACTTCTAAATCTAATTTTTAAAGATTTATACACTGAACAAAGATTAATAAAAGAAGGAATTGTTCCAGCTGAAATAGTTTTTGGTCATAAAAGTTTTATTCCTGAAGTTTTTAACTTTAAAAACAAAGATTATTACTCTTTAAGATTTTATGCAAGTGATATAAGTAGAGGTCCAGATGGTAAGTTTTGGGTTATAAATGATAGAACTCAATCACCATCAGGTCTTGGATATGCAATAGAAAATCGTCTTACAATGAACTCAATTTCAAATGACTTATATCCAAATGTTGAAATAAAGAAGATGGCTAAATTTATAGAGGGTTATAAAAATATGCTTAAATCTTTATCTCCTTCAAATCAAGAGAATCCTTTAATAGCTCTTTTAACTCCAGGTCCACTAAATGAGACCTATTTTGAGCACTCATATCTTAGTTCATATTTAGATTTAACTTTAGTTCAAGGTGAAGATTTACTTGTAAAAAATAATCACCTTTGGCTAAAAAGTTTAAAAGGTTTAAGGCGGGTTGATACTTTGATTAGAAGAGTTGACGCACAATATTGTGACCCACTTGAATTAAAAAACAACTCTCATTTGGGAGTTGCTGGTCTTGTAAATGTAATGCGAGAAGATAATTTATCTATGATTAATCCAATTGGAGTAGGAATACTTGAGAATATTGGTTTAAATCCATTTATGAAAAATATCGCAAAATTTTTATTAGATGAAGAGTTACTTCTTCCACAAATTGCAACTTGGTGGTGTGGACAAAAAAAAGAATTGGATTTTGTATTAGAAAATCTAAAAAATCTAATAGTAAAAAAGATTGATAGAACTGACAATATTGAAGTATATTTTGCAAATAAATTTGATGAAGAACAATTATTAGAGTTAAGTGAAAAAATCAAAAAAAATCCACACTATTACGTTGGTCAAGAGATTATTGATTTTTCAACAACACCTTCATATTCAAAAGGAAAAATTGAACCAAGAAATACTGTAATTAGAGCTTTTTCTTACTTAGATGAAGATGATTATCAAGTTTTACAAGGTGGATTAATCCGTGTTTCGCCATCAAAAGATTCATTAGTTGTTTCAAATCAAAAGGGAGGAGCAAGTAAAGATTTATGGATTTTAGGAAAAGATGAGGATTTTATTGGAAATAATATCTTTAAAAACCGAGCCTTTTTTGATTCAAGACTTGAAAATATCTCTACAAAAAGAGCTGAAAATCTATTTTGGATGGGAAGATATTTAAGTAGAGCTATTACTACAGCTAGAATGATTAGATTTAATTTAAAATCAATGTTAAATATCAACAGATATGATGATAATACAAACTCAAAACAAACAACAAAAATCTTAAATACAGCACTTACTCACCTAACAATGTGTTATCCTGGATTTTTAGATGAAGAGTTAAAACAACCACTTGCTGAAATTATTTCACTAATAAAAGATAAAAATAGAGTAGGAAGTCTCTCTTTTTCACTTAGTTTACTTTCAAACCTAAATGCAAGTGTAAAAAATCTTCTTACAATGGAAGCTTGGCGTATTTATGAAAAGATGCAAAAAGAGTGGAATAACTATAATAAAAGAGAAGTTTTATCATATAAAGACCATATAAATGAGCTTGATAAACTTTTAATTTATCTAATGGCATATAAAGAGTTGATTGATGAGAGTATTTTCAAAGAACAAGGTTTAATTCTTTATGATATCGGCTGTAAAATTGAGATTTCTCAACTTTTAATCTCTAAATTAAGGTCATTACTTACTTTAAAACTTGATAAACTTTTAGAGTATGATGTTTTAGATTCTATGCTTAACTCTTATGAGAGTTACAACTCATATAGAGCCTATTATAAATCATCATTAGATTTAAAAAATGTCTTGGATTTTTTACTTTTTAATACAAAATACCCAAAATCACTAATTTATATTATCACTCAATTATTAGAAGATTTAAAAGAACTACCAAAAAATAGTCATTCATCAAGATTAAGTAATTTTGAAGAGCCTGTTTTTAAAGCCTTTTCAATGATAACTCTTGCAAACTCTAATAAACTTTTAGAGATAAAAGAAGATGAATTTATATATAAAGAGTTAGAAAATTTCCTTTCAATAATTTCTGATTTATTAAGCAAAACTTCTGAAGAGTTAACAAAAACATATTTTTCACACTATAACGAGTAA
- a CDS encoding methyl-accepting chemotaxis protein gives MLKNLSTKMKLLLFPLMFIAIVIICAIIYVNKSNFAEKRNEIAIKTEVLIQELLKGRIAVYQYMRNPSDDTAQKVKDTFKSLDNEVTTLKSILVIEKNKIICDEILDSSKQYISGFESYSSKFTKDPQETPELKEIIANMVKVGGVLESKIKEINNTAIESRIAAYESLNTILSIVAIVAILIFILISLFISKIVANSLDNFKSGLISFFSYLNRSSNQISLLDDTAKDEFGEMAKFVNDNIKQIEKTINQDNLLIDDAKVVMSRVNNGWYGQFIEKSTSNTSLEEFKNNVNKMIESTRKRFEEVDVILEEYARLDYRKALRMHPNDEKGGVFERLVVGINTLQTSITQMLIDNKTNGLTLDASSDILLVNVDKLNQSSNEAAASLEETAAAIEQITSNVRNNTENIAKMAKLSTEVTNSANQGEKLANQTTQAMDEINNQVNLINEAITVIDQIAFQTNILSLNAAVEAATAGEAGKGFAVVAQEVRNLASRSAEAAKEIKTIVENATSKANHGKEIADHMIDGYKQLNENISQTINLISDIQNASKEQLLGIEQINDAVNQLDQQTQQNAMVASQTHDVAVITDQIAKLVVTHADEKEFNGKNEVKAKDMNLKNTQKEIYVAPIKKSVPKQHTQTVSTNKDTKVITSTKSNDDEWESF, from the coding sequence ATGCTAAAGAATTTAAGTACAAAGATGAAACTTCTATTGTTTCCTTTAATGTTTATAGCAATTGTTATTATTTGTGCAATAATTTACGTAAATAAAAGTAATTTTGCAGAAAAAAGAAATGAAATAGCAATTAAAACTGAAGTATTAATTCAAGAACTTCTAAAAGGAAGAATAGCTGTTTATCAATATATGAGAAATCCAAGTGATGATACAGCACAAAAAGTAAAAGATACTTTTAAATCATTGGATAATGAAGTAACAACATTAAAAAGTATATTAGTAATTGAAAAAAATAAAATCATATGTGATGAGATTCTTGACTCTTCAAAACAATATATTTCAGGTTTTGAAAGTTATTCATCAAAATTTACTAAAGACCCACAAGAAACACCTGAATTAAAAGAGATCATAGCAAATATGGTAAAAGTTGGAGGAGTTTTAGAGAGTAAAATTAAAGAGATAAATAATACTGCAATTGAGTCAAGAATCGCAGCTTATGAGTCTTTAAATACAATTTTAAGTATTGTAGCAATTGTAGCAATTCTTATTTTTATTTTAATCTCTTTATTTATTTCTAAAATAGTTGCTAACTCTTTAGACAACTTCAAATCAGGATTAATATCGTTCTTCTCATACTTAAATAGAAGTTCAAATCAAATCTCTTTATTAGATGATACAGCAAAAGATGAGTTTGGTGAAATGGCAAAATTTGTTAATGATAATATCAAACAAATTGAAAAAACAATCAACCAAGATAACTTATTAATTGATGATGCAAAAGTAGTAATGAGTAGAGTAAATAATGGTTGGTATGGACAATTTATTGAAAAATCAACGTCAAATACTTCATTAGAAGAGTTTAAAAACAATGTAAATAAAATGATTGAAAGTACAAGAAAACGATTTGAAGAGGTTGATGTAATCTTAGAAGAGTATGCAAGATTAGATTATAGAAAAGCATTAAGAATGCATCCAAATGATGAAAAAGGTGGAGTGTTTGAAAGATTAGTTGTAGGTATTAATACTCTACAAACTTCAATTACTCAAATGCTAATAGATAATAAAACAAATGGATTGACTTTAGATGCAAGCTCGGATATTTTACTTGTAAATGTAGATAAATTAAACCAAAGCTCAAATGAAGCAGCAGCCTCTTTAGAAGAAACAGCAGCAGCAATAGAACAAATAACTTCTAATGTAAGAAATAATACAGAGAATATTGCAAAAATGGCTAAACTTTCAACTGAAGTAACAAACTCAGCTAACCAAGGTGAAAAATTAGCAAATCAAACAACTCAAGCAATGGATGAAATCAATAATCAAGTTAACTTAATCAATGAAGCAATTACTGTAATTGACCAAATAGCATTCCAAACAAATATTCTTTCTTTAAATGCAGCAGTTGAAGCTGCAACTGCTGGAGAAGCAGGAAAAGGATTTGCAGTTGTTGCACAAGAAGTAAGAAACTTAGCATCTCGTTCAGCAGAAGCAGCAAAAGAGATAAAAACAATAGTAGAAAATGCAACTTCAAAAGCAAATCATGGAAAAGAGATAGCTGATCATATGATAGATGGATATAAACAATTAAATGAAAATATTTCTCAAACTATAAATTTAATTTCAGATATTCAAAACGCTTCAAAAGAACAATTACTAGGAATTGAACAAATAAATGATGCAGTAAATCAATTAGACCAACAAACACAACAAAATGCAATGGTGGCAAGTCAAACACATGATGTAGCAGTAATAACAGACCAAATAGCAAAATTAGTTGTAACTCATGCAGATGAAAAAGAGTTTAATGGTAAAAATGAAGTAAAAGCAAAAGATATGAATCTAAAAAATACACAAAAAGAGATTTATGTAGCACCAATTAAAAAATCAGTACCAAAACAACATACACAAACAGTATCAACAAATAAAGATACAAAAGTAATCACATCAACAAAATCAAATGATGATGAGTGGGAAAGCTTCTAG
- a CDS encoding DUF2126 domain-containing protein — protein sequence MSLKVVISHKTHYKYDRAISLSPHIIRLRPAPHSRTPIEAYSLKIKPDNHFLNWQQDPFGNYLARLVFPEKTKEFCVDVEIIADMITINPFDFFVEDSAKNYPFEYKKDLKHELKPYLKIEEKGKLLKEFVKKLDKKEKPIIDFLVEVNQKINQHLNYTVRLEAGVQSCKTTLEKKLGSCRDFAWLFVQVLRHLGLAARFVSGYLVQLTADVKSLDGPSGPENDFTDLHAWTEVYIPGAGWIGLDSTSGLFAGEGHIPLACTPHYNSAHAIEGFSDKCETEFFFENTVTRIFESPRVTKPYKDEQWEAIYNLGFKVDEDLVKNDVRLTMGGEPTFVSIDDMESAQWNSEADGPHKRELANNLSRRLLETNTNGGLLHHAQGKWYPGEPLPRWQTTVFWRKDKKPVWKNPDLLADMNKSYDYSIADAKKFISTLSLILGISDENIIPAFEDPIYYIMKEAELPIDIDPLKYDLKDPLERKTIAQKLTYGLNNEVGYVLPVSFGISKWITSKWEFRRGHLFLGAGNSPIGLRLPLESLIVKPQVELEQDFEPDLFASYPALGDYISAVEKRAKKMSKKTTLKNKYNAFVRTALSVEIRDNKLCIFLPPIEKTEVFLDLIASIEETAKRLNLAVIIEGYEPPHDLRTDRIKVTPDPGVIEVNIQPTSSWKELSDNLLSLYEDARLCRLGTEKFMIDGRHTGTGGGNHVTIGAMEPSDSPLLRNPQLLRSLITFWQHHPGLSYLFSGAFIGPTSQAPRVDEGRVENLYELEIAFSQIPESGDVPYWLTDRLFRHMLTDITGNTHRSEFCIDKLYSPDSASGRLGILELRAFDMPPHSQMALLQMLLVRALVSCFWKRPYKHNLIRWGTRLHDKFLLEHYVKEDLKSVVEYLNDEGYEFKLDWFDPFFEFRFPLYGMTMINGMHVEIRAAIEPWHVLGEESSSQGTARYVDSSLERLQIKIKDFNEERYVVTCNGVQVPLTKTEVEGEYVSGVRYKAWQPWSALHPTIKVDTPLTFDIIDKWNTRSIGGFNYFVTHPGGRSYDTFPVNSYEAESRRINRYWDFNHSQGEVTPYEPKITGEANSVFAVEAARVMTSRTGSKKLYFHEMPKNKEYPHTLDLRQRWIKN from the coding sequence ATGTCTTTAAAAGTCGTAATTTCCCATAAAACCCACTATAAATATGATAGAGCCATTTCATTGTCTCCACACATTATAAGGTTACGTCCAGCTCCTCATAGTAGAACACCTATTGAAGCCTATTCATTAAAAATAAAACCTGACAATCATTTCTTAAATTGGCAACAAGACCCTTTTGGAAACTATTTAGCAAGATTAGTTTTCCCAGAAAAAACTAAAGAGTTTTGTGTTGATGTAGAAATTATTGCAGATATGATTACAATAAATCCTTTTGACTTTTTTGTGGAAGATAGTGCTAAAAACTACCCTTTTGAATATAAAAAAGATTTAAAACATGAATTAAAACCTTATTTAAAAATAGAAGAAAAAGGTAAATTACTAAAAGAGTTTGTTAAAAAACTAGATAAAAAAGAGAAACCTATTATCGATTTTTTAGTTGAAGTTAATCAAAAAATCAATCAACATTTAAACTATACAGTTAGACTTGAAGCTGGTGTGCAAAGTTGTAAAACTACTTTAGAGAAAAAACTTGGTTCTTGTAGAGATTTTGCTTGGCTTTTTGTACAAGTTTTAAGACATTTAGGACTTGCTGCCCGTTTTGTTTCAGGATATTTAGTTCAATTAACAGCAGATGTAAAATCACTTGATGGTCCAAGTGGTCCTGAAAATGACTTTACGGATTTACATGCTTGGACAGAGGTTTATATTCCAGGTGCAGGATGGATTGGACTTGATAGTACAAGTGGACTTTTTGCAGGAGAAGGTCATATACCACTTGCTTGTACACCACACTATAATAGCGCTCACGCTATTGAAGGATTTAGTGATAAATGTGAAACAGAGTTTTTCTTTGAAAACACTGTTACAAGAATTTTTGAATCACCAAGGGTTACAAAACCTTATAAAGATGAGCAATGGGAAGCTATTTATAATTTAGGTTTCAAAGTTGATGAAGATTTAGTAAAAAATGATGTTCGTTTGACTATGGGAGGAGAACCAACTTTTGTATCTATTGATGATATGGAATCAGCTCAATGGAATAGTGAAGCAGATGGACCTCATAAAAGAGAATTAGCAAATAATCTATCAAGAAGATTACTTGAAACAAATACAAATGGTGGATTATTACATCATGCTCAAGGTAAATGGTATCCAGGAGAGCCTCTTCCTAGATGGCAAACAACTGTTTTTTGGAGAAAAGATAAAAAACCTGTTTGGAAAAATCCAGATTTATTAGCTGATATGAATAAAAGTTATGATTACTCAATAGCTGATGCAAAAAAATTTATCTCTACTTTATCTTTAATTTTAGGGATTAGTGATGAAAATATAATTCCAGCCTTTGAAGACCCTATTTATTATATTATGAAAGAAGCTGAACTTCCTATTGATATTGACCCTTTAAAATATGATTTAAAAGACCCTTTAGAGCGAAAAACTATTGCTCAAAAATTAACTTATGGACTAAATAATGAAGTAGGATATGTACTTCCTGTTAGTTTTGGAATCTCAAAATGGATTACTTCAAAATGGGAGTTTAGACGTGGTCATCTGTTTTTAGGAGCAGGAAACTCTCCTATTGGACTTAGACTTCCACTTGAATCACTTATTGTTAAACCTCAAGTTGAATTAGAACAAGATTTTGAACCTGATTTATTTGCTTCTTATCCTGCTTTAGGAGATTATATTAGTGCAGTTGAAAAACGTGCTAAAAAAATGAGCAAAAAAACTACTTTAAAAAATAAATATAATGCTTTTGTAAGAACAGCTTTAAGTGTTGAAATAAGAGATAATAAACTTTGTATATTTCTTCCTCCTATTGAAAAAACAGAAGTATTTTTGGATTTAATTGCCTCTATTGAAGAAACAGCAAAACGATTAAACTTAGCTGTTATTATTGAAGGATATGAACCACCCCATGATTTAAGAACAGATAGAATCAAAGTAACTCCCGACCCAGGAGTAATTGAAGTAAATATTCAACCAACAAGTTCATGGAAAGAGTTAAGTGATAACCTACTTTCACTTTATGAAGATGCAAGATTATGTAGACTTGGAACTGAAAAGTTTATGATTGATGGAAGACACACAGGAACTGGTGGTGGAAACCATGTAACTATTGGAGCTATGGAACCAAGTGATTCACCACTATTGAGAAATCCTCAATTACTTAGAAGTTTAATCACATTTTGGCAACATCATCCTGGTTTATCTTACCTTTTCTCAGGAGCATTTATAGGTCCAACTTCTCAAGCACCAAGAGTTGATGAAGGAAGAGTTGAAAATCTATATGAATTAGAAATTGCCTTTTCTCAAATACCTGAAAGTGGAGATGTTCCTTATTGGCTAACAGATAGATTATTTAGACATATGTTAACGGATATTACAGGAAATACCCACAGAAGTGAGTTTTGTATAGATAAACTTTATTCACCTGATAGTGCAAGTGGAAGACTTGGTATTTTAGAATTACGTGCTTTTGATATGCCACCACATTCACAAATGGCCCTTTTGCAAATGTTATTAGTTCGAGCTTTAGTTTCTTGTTTTTGGAAAAGACCATATAAACACAATCTTATTCGTTGGGGAACAAGACTTCACGATAAATTCTTACTAGAACACTATGTAAAAGAGGATTTAAAAAGTGTAGTTGAGTATCTAAATGATGAAGGATATGAGTTTAAACTTGATTGGTTTGACCCATTTTTTGAATTTAGGTTCCCATTATATGGAATGACTATGATAAATGGAATGCATGTAGAAATTAGAGCTGCAATTGAGCCTTGGCATGTTTTAGGAGAAGAATCAAGTTCTCAAGGAACAGCAAGATATGTGGACTCTTCACTTGAAAGACTACAAATAAAAATAAAAGATTTCAATGAAGAAAGATATGTAGTAACTTGTAATGGTGTTCAAGTTCCTCTAACAAAAACTGAAGTTGAAGGAGAGTATGTAAGTGGAGTAAGATACAAGGCTTGGCAACCTTGGTCAGCCCTTCATCCAACCATTAAAGTAGATACACCTTTAACTTTTGATATAATAGATAAATGGAATACAAGATCAATTGGTGGATTTAACTACTTTGTTACACATCCAGGGGGAAGAAGTTATGATACTTTCCCTGTAAACTCTTATGAAGCTGAATCAAGAAGAATAAACAGATATTGGGATTTTAATCACTCTCAAGGGGAAGTAACACCTTATGAGCCAAAAATCACAGGTGAAGCAAACTCTGTTTTTGCAGTTGAAGCAGCAAGAGTTATGACAAGTAGAACTGGAAGTAAAAAATTATACTTCCATGAAATGCCAAAAAATAAAGAGTATCCTCATACATTAGATTTAAGACAAAGGTGGATAAAAAATTAG